The following are from one region of the Penaeus chinensis breed Huanghai No. 1 chromosome 32, ASM1920278v2, whole genome shotgun sequence genome:
- the LOC125042606 gene encoding EEF1A lysine methyltransferase 2-like, with protein MGDADDFSSSKLGTKEHWESTYELELSNFTNHGDIGDIWFGEDSMQRVVDWVLESDNVKENFSILDIGCGNGAFLLCLASEGFNNLFGIDYCGTAIKLAEAIANSKKADIKYETVDLLAEHKKSELTGRKYDVTHDKGTYDTISLMPEDAETKRQQYIKEVYKLTKDQGLFIITSCNWTEEELISHVSDYFSVDEVIPTPTFSFGGKVGSVVTSIVFKKVVS; from the exons ctGGGAATCTACATATGAACTAGAACTGTCAAACTTTACAAACCATGGAGATATTGGAGACATTTGGTTTGGTGAAGACAGCATGCAGCGTGTGGTGGACTGGGTCCTGGAATCGGACAATGTGAAGGAGAATTTCTCCATTCTTGATATTGGGTGTGGGAATGGTGCTTTCCTGCTATGTCTT GCCAGTGAAGGCTTTAATAATCTGTTTGGGATTGATTATTGTGGTACTGCTATAAAGCTAGCAGAAGCCATAGCAAATAGCAAGAAAGCAGACATCAAATATGAG ACTGTAGATTTGCTGGCAGAACACAAAAAAAGTGAATTAACAGGAAGGAAGTATGACGTCACCCATGATAAGGGTACATATGATACCATTTCCTTAATGCCAGAAGATGCTGAGACCAAGAGACAGCAGTACATCAAGGAGGTTTACAAACTAACCAAAGACCAAGGTTTATTCATTATCACCTCCTGCAACTGGACTGAAGAAGAGCTTATTTCTCATGTATCAGATT ATTTCAGTGTGGATGAAGTGATCCCAACACCTACATTTTCATTTGGCGGAAAGGTTGGATCTGTTGTTACTTCTATAGTTTTCAAGAAGGTTGTCAGTTAA